The window TAAATGAAACAGAGACATTTACAATTTCCTTTAATAAGAATTTGCAGTCTTCAATGATTAAATCAAGAGCTGAGTTGCCGCTAGTTTCTCGCTGTAAAGCATACACTAGCAATTGGGAATCAGACTCTACAAGCACGTTTCGTCTACCTGTCTCCTTTAACCAGCTTAACGCCTCCCGGCAAGTCAAGGCCTCTACCAAAAACGGATCCAATCGACAGTATAGGGTGCCGTTTCCCGCAGCGACGAGCTCGCCCTCGCTGTTTCTAAGCACAAACCCAAACCCTGCACTGTTCCTTTCCACAAAGACCGCCCCGTCAACATTTAGCTTTGTCCAGCCGTGAGGGGGACGGCGCCATTGTTGTTCCGTCTGCCTAACTGCGACGCCAGCGGCAAGGCGACGCCCTTGAGCCTCGCACCAATTTGCTAGATAAGATAAAGCCGACGAGTGAAGAACAATAGGGGTAGAAGATTTATTATTCCATACCTGATTATTTCTGTTTATCCATAAAAACCAGCAGCCCACAGCCGCCATATCGACATTCTCCGGTTTGACCGCCAATAGTTTCCTCCAGAAGTCCGAGAAACACGTACAACCGTCTATCAGCCCCGACAGACCCGTCAAACACCAAAACAGCCTCGCCAATCGACATGCTACTAGCGCGTGgaagtcatcttcttccatctGGTTACACATAGGACACACGCTACTAATCTGAACCCTTCGGGAATTGAGAGCTTTTAGAGATGGGAGGCAGCCGGATAGCGTTCGCCATATCAGATTCCTTACCTTAGGGGGGGCCTTGAGAGACCAAACCGAAACCCAGTTAATATCAGCACTTACCGGGTTCAGATGTGCCCTGTTCTGAACTTCCCACAGGTGGTGATAAGCGCTTTTGACAGAGAACTTGCCCTTCGAGTCCCAGAACCATTCCCACGAATCGTTAACAGCCCGCAAGCTAAGTGAGATACTTCGGATGAGTTCAACATCTCTATCAACAAAAATTCCTCTAATTAATTGAAGGTCCCAGTCGCTCGATTCAGATCGAAGACTCTCAACCATTTCGCAGCCCAAGCCAGTAAGAGGGGTACTCACCACATAGGGGTTTGCTGGATCCGGGAGCTATGGTTCGTCCCAAATATTGATTAGATCCCTTGTCCCTAAAAaatctaatatatttaaaacttaaattaattaaaataaatgagagaaagagagaagaaagactTACTTGATTGATGGTGTTAGAAGATTGAGaatgaaaaagataaaaaagagggattaaaaatgtatttaaaaaaaaaggcgGGCAGCGGGAGCAAGTCTTTTGAATTTGAATTGAAATAGGATAACTTTTACTTTTTCAATTTGGCTCTTTACCAAAATGATGTCATTTTGGTAGGgccaaatgaaaaaaataagtgCTTACCCCATTAGGTTGGGTACAAACCctaatctatatatatttgGGTCCGgttcaatttattttttattgattaagatcTTGTTTGCTAAATCACTTAATTGTTTAAaaggataagtacaaaaaaatgcCTGTGGTTTACCTATTTTGTAAACGcgaacctgtggtttttttaCAAACAGAGATATGTGTTAAACGTCGTTAGCAAACAGAtgtcaaattgactaacggtgtcaaaattcaaagagaaaagagttaatttggtctttatatttatctattttataaattaacccccataattatctaattatcacaaataaaccccaaaatcaaaaaaaaaaaaaaaaataccatcttcaccatctctttttaattttttattttcattcttcttcttcttctactatttttttttcgaaaaattttgattccagaaattctggaaaCTGGAATTTTTTCAGAATTCGGtgaattttccagaattctggaaaattctagaattctgaaaaattccagaaattctggaaattaaaaaaagaaaaaaaaaagaagaagaaaaaaagaagaagaagagaagagagagagaggaagaagaagaagaaaaaaggaagaagaggaagaagaagaagaaaaaaggaagaagaagaagaagaataataatatgaagaagagagaagaagaagaaaatggtgagttttttttatatattttaattttcttttttattatttttgattttggggtttatttgtgataattagataattaggggggttaatttataaaataaataaatataaggactaaattaactcttttctctttgaattttaacaccgttagtcaatttggcctCTGTTCGCTAACGACGTTTAACACATACctctgtttgtaaaaaaaaaaccacaggttcgCGTTTGCAAAATAGGTaaaccacaagcatttttttttgtacttatcctttgtttaacttaaaatgttaagcacttatttaatttaagtgcgtttgataacggttgtttctccaccacttaaattagttaattaagttaaaaacaacttattttgataagtcaaaatatttaacttaacattttaagttaaacattatcgactaatattttttatataaattaaatcatttaatattttcagcacttataatattcagcacttaaaatccagtacttattttttcagcacttaattttgagttttatcaaacaacacctaatcCACTAGATATATAATAGGATGGATTCAATCCAAAATCAAATCTCGTTGGCCACTTTAGTTAGGGTTAATTCGAGATGAAAATAATTAGGTCAAAAGAAGTGTTTCCTTCTCCTTGGCTGCTGCAAATATAGGGGAGCTAATTTTCCCTAACTATATATTTTCTAGAGGTAACGCCGGTGCCGGGAGGGGGGAAGTGGGGGGCCGCCCAGAAGTTATGATGAAAACAAACATCAAACCAAGCAGGGAAAAGATTCCAAGAGGGAATTCTAAGGTTAAGATGACTTAATGATTAACATTACATAACATAATTGCAATCAATAATAAGATGAAAAAGATGCTCTCCCAACTCACCACATGTTTCGATAAGTTTTCCATGTTGATTCCCTTTAGAAAGAGATTCTTAAGAAAAGGGATAAGATTCCTGTAAAGTTTCCAAATAAAGAGCTTGATCTGAGGAGGAAGGTTAAAACGCCACATGCTCATTTAGTTAGGAACATCTGCTCCTCAGGCACTAGAAGGAGCTCTGCTGCAAGCCTGATCTCACATTATAAATGGCTCATTTATCAAAGTGTGAATGGAGGCAATCCATGTAGAGATGCTCCCCTGAAGTCTAGTGAATACACCTCTAACCTTTTGGCTTAGAATCCGACTGGAAGGAGTTCATCATGCACTAAATCTTAACACATAGTGACTTAGGAAGAAGAAAATACTCACAGAACAAAAAAGGATATCTTGAACCATTTTTTAAGAAGAATTATTTACCAACCTGAGAAAAAACTCGGATGTGAAAGCATGATACTTCCAAGAAGGAGTCTCACCCGAGTCTCCCAGAAAAGAAGTGCATCATATCACGAGCGAGACATACACGTTTTGACGATTCTTGGTAAAATGTAACATTCAAGAACATATAGCTGGATTATATAGAGCCACCACCCGATCTACCGGACCAGAAAATTCAGTACAGTAGAGAAAGCGCTCGACTACTACACTCTTCAGAGATAGGTTCGGAACATTCATTTACTCAtctataatattaaattaatttaaatatttatactTGATTACTTCGAATGATACTAGTGATGATTAATTAATGTGAATGCGAGTTTAATGGAAAGTGGTAAATAAATTACATATCCACATCAATGGTATGAATAGGGATATAAAATTCCAAACTGgaatatactatatatatatatatatatatatatatagaggtgagttccagtgtgacaaggggttagggtgtgacaaggagcttattgtgtgacataacaaaactatatagttttgatgataattgaaaagggcaaggtgacaaatttgtaaataaaaggaaaaagaggatagagaaaattgttttatttcttttttttaaaatacattttcccgacatttctaaccttgtttttcgaaattttttatactattagactcgtctaaattagacggtcattttaagatccctgaagctcaagtaaaaaaaattccggtgaatggaatccgggtgggcgttttctggcgaaaaAACAAGTacccaaaaaattctcaaacaattccaaaaaatgtaaaacattattctgagaaactttaattctttggatgaagcgagatttcttacggtttagtcccaataaaacttgttccttaattgtatctattttacatgcttcaacaatttgttgggtcaaaaccgtaaggaatctcgttttgagccaagaattaaagtttcttaaaatgatgttttacatgttttggaattttttgataattttctggacacgttttttgttctacttacattgttccgacagtgtacgaaattgttccaaatcagtgtaccatttgttccaacataatacttatattgttccaacagaataaatcagcgtaccaatttttccaacaaaatagttctattattccatcataatacttatattgttccaacataataaatcagtttactaATTGTtcgaaatcaattttattatctatatcttaaatttcatttttatttcttagtatttaatatagtatcttcaaatttatattagttatattatttagaaaataattcaaATTCTTATATTCTGCCAAtagaataattatattattccaacagaATAGTTACATTGTTTcaacagaatacttatattgtttcaacagaattgttatattgttccaacaaaatattgcaacacatagtgctgaaaggtaagaccaaaaaatgcccagaaaattatcaaaaaattctaaaatatgtaaaacatcattttaagaaattttaattcttggctcaaaatgagatttcttacggttttgacccaataaattgttgaagcatgtaaaatggataaaattaaggaaattgttttattgggactaaaccgtaagaaatcctgcttcgattaaagaattaaagtttctcaaaataatgtttttcattttctggaatgttttgagaattttctgggtacttttcgttttctcgccggaaaacgcccacctaatcgccagattccgttgatttgggactaaaccgtaagaaatctcactttgagtcaagaattaaagtttcttagaatgatGGTTTCTTTATCAAAGATAGCTAAATAAAGATTGGGCTCTAGTAAATAGCATAATCCTCTAGTAGATGACAATCTCAAAAGATCCTATGACTTCTCTCGTCCCTCCCCCCTGCGCCTGACTTTGCTTCACCCATCGGACCCTCCTAGGTCGGCAGAAGGTCCGCCGCCCTGGCCGGACGAATCCACCATAGAGGAAGTCCCGCCTAAGTTAGCCTTGGCTGGGGAGCCGCCGCCCCCTACTTCGGTGGCACCGCAGCAGGCCGGTCGACCGCGTGCCTCCTTCAAAGACAAGCTCCTGAACCGGAATGTGTCGGGTGAGAAGCCGGGTAAGGAGTCGCCGGTTTGGGAACTGGTGGATGGCGATATTAGGATAGACAAGAGCTCTTCTACTCCTAAAATCCACTTATCAGATAGAATACAGAATTTGATTGCCCAAGATATGAATCAAGTGGTTTTCATTCGAGTTCTTGGTCGTGCCATGGGATACAAAAGCCTTTATCTGCAAATTTCAAAAATCTGGGGACCAATTGGGGCTTTCCAAATGGTGGACCTGGGAAGCGGGATTTTTATGGTAAAGTTCACGGAACCAGAAGATTACCTCAAGGCTCTTACTCAGGGACCTTGGATGATCTTTGGACATTATCTCATAGTTCAGCCCTGGAGCCCTAACTTCTCAGCGGATGTTCACAGTATTTCAGCGGTTGTTGCATGGATTCGCCTTCCCAACCTCTCTATCCACCTGTACCACAAAGGGATTCTCAAAGCCCTGGGGAATGTCATTGGAAGGGTGCACAAGCTGGATTACAACACGGCCTCCCTGGAACGAGGTAAGTATGCACGTATTGCTGTATCTATTGACCTAACCTCTCCTTTGATTTCTCAAATCGAAATAGATGGACGCATTCAAAGAATCGAGTATGAGGGCCTGCctacaatttgttttaattgtgGGAGATATGGCCATGCCCTGCTGTCTTGCCCTCAAGAGATCAGACCTCTCCGGCCGGAACCACCTGCCTCAACTGAATTAGCTGCTCAGGGAAACTTTGGGGACCATGATGGTGCAGTGCCGGGATGTTACGGTCCCTGGATGATTGCTCAGAAGCGGGGTAGAAAGACAACTGCACCTCACCGACCTGCCGTGCCGAGCAAGCCTACGACGGCTAGTAGTACCTTACGACAGGATGCAGGGGAAAAAGGGGATGGTGGGTGTTCTAGGTTTTCTGCCTTACTTGAGAGTAACGTTTTGGAGGCCAATTCTGAGCTAACATCACTACACCATAAAACCCCTACTGCAACCAAGTGAAATTGTTGCCTTAGACCCCTTTTTGAGTTGCAGTAGGCCAAAAATAGGTCTAACGCAACAAAATTCCAATTGTTGCGGATTCTCCTGTAGCATTATTTGCTAATGCAACAATTTGTAAACAATAGCAACAATTAACAATtgttgaatattttttaattagttgCAACAAATTTTTGATTATAGCAACAAACTTACAAAATAATGCAACATGTAATTATTGTTGCATTAAATCTTATGCagctaatttatttaatttttgcaaCAATTTAAATAGTTTCTGCAACATTTATATTACTATTTGCAACAAATTTTATGATATTGCAACAATTTTAGTTCGAATTTGCAACATAATTGGTTGAAATTGCAACAATTTTAACTAGCATTTGCAACATATTTATTAGTTTTTGCAACAATTTTGACTGAATTTGCAACATATTTGGTAGTTTTTTGCAACatttatatttgaattttgCAACAATTGCAATCTGCATCatttctttttaataatttcaacctgtaataaatacaaattttgacTAATTTCGGAAAGTGTAATATAAAATATGACaaatatatttacaaacaatgATCCAAGTCATAACAATCTCTTACAAAATAAGATAAGAGTATCATAATATATGTCCAATACATAGTTTTCAAATTCTAAGAAACCACAATCTTTCATCGATGTCACTCGTTATCTTCCCTATCATCATCCTGTACAAGAATTGACGTATAACTCATATCAGTTGCAAATTCtcattataaaattatactataataaTGTAcaagttattttatatattta of the Euphorbia lathyris chromosome 7, ddEupLath1.1, whole genome shotgun sequence genome contains:
- the LOC136201173 gene encoding uncharacterized protein; the encoded protein is MVESLRSESSDWDLQLIRGIFVDRDVELIRSISLSLRAVNDSWEWFWDSKGKFSVKSAYHHLWEVQNRAHLNPVSADINWVSVWSLKAPPKVRNLIWRTLSGCLPSLKALNSRRVQISSVCPMCNQMEEDDFHALVACRLARLFWCLTGLSGLIDGCTCFSDFWRKLLAVKPENVDMAAVGCWFLWINRNNQVWNNKSSTPIVLHSSALSYLANWCEAQGRRLAAGVAVRQTEQQWRRPPHGWTKLNVDGAVFVERNSAGFGFVLRNSEGELVAAGNGTLYCRLDPFLVEALTCREALSWLKETGRRNVLVESDSQLLVYALQRETSGNSALDLIIEDCKFLLKEIVNVSVSFIRKTANQAAHSLARAVISGTDRTVWISHPPPCICTALLSDI